A single genomic interval of Spinacia oleracea cultivar Varoflay chromosome 6, BTI_SOV_V1, whole genome shotgun sequence harbors:
- the LOC110805074 gene encoding ankyrin repeat-containing protein At5g02620 isoform X1: MSGQQPPSGSQVSQQASSSSSTTHDVTLSIIPSPTSSSATVPPPPRPPPPPLSAAVISSSRADFLKFGLPLYKAALEGNWPAAEQILQQSPDWIRHPIAKGGERVLHIAAAAKRTHFVKELVKLMIEGNIDDLALSNDAKNTALCLAATSGVVEIAKVMVDNNGALPNIRGSQDMTPLQMAVLLGRRDMVWYLIGVTDNNQLTDVDRIAILTSSINTNLFDVANHILKEHPELALLRDGKRETALHALARKPVRSGDYHEQSIWKTLVGLGGKLAQGKFPQQSLELQLVQRLWDEVIKQEDKNISRLIGSPWRLLFIAAKCGNVEFLTTLIRTYPDLIWKVDEENRSIFHIAIINRHEEIFKLIYELGAIKDLIAVDKDGNDNNMLHLAGALAPSHRLNCVSGAALQMQRELLWFKAVEKVVSSEYAEAENKSYKTPRALFTERHEGLRAKGEEWMKQTAQSCSVVAALIATVVFAAAFTLPGGIDSKGTPVFVNRRLFIVFAICNALSLFSSCAAILMFLSILTSRYAEHDFLKSLPLKLMLGLTGMFISIVTMMAAFTVTSFITFREGVKSVNWIIPIPIALFAAVPVALFAFQQYPLLLDIYKSTYRSWSLFQPTKPKLFPSYSS; encoded by the exons CAGTAATCAGCAGCAGCAGAGcagattttttaaaatttggcTTGCCACTCTACAAAGCAGCTCTGGAAGGAAATTGGCCAGCTGCGGAACAAATTCTGCAGCAATCTCCGGATTGGATCCGACACCCAATAGCGAAAGGAGGAGAAAGGGTTCTTCATATTGCCGCAGCAGCCAAGCGCACCCATTTTGTAAAAGAGCTGGTGAAGCTCATGATAGAAGGTAACATAGATGATTTGGCCTTAAGCAATGATGCAAAGAACACAGCTCTTTGTTTGGCTGCGACATCTGGGGTTGTTGAAATTGCCAAGGTGATGGTGGACAATAATGGCGCGCTCCCAAATATCAGAGGTAGCCAAGATATGACACCCCTTCAGATGGCGGTCTTGCTGGGACGCAGAGATATGGTGTGGTATCTTATCGGTGTCACTGACAACAATCAATTGACTGATGTTGATCGCATAGCAATACTTACTAGTTCCATTAACACTAATCTGTTTG ATGTTGCAAATCATATACTTAAGGAGCATCCCGAGTTGGCACTTCTTCGTGATGGGAAGAGAGAAACAGCTTTACATGCATTAGCTCGGAAGCCTGTAAGGTCCGGAGACTATCATGAGCAAAGCATATGGAAGACACTTGTTGGCCTAG GAGGTAAGCTAGCTCAAGGGAAGTTTCCTCAACAGTCATTAGAGCTACAACTAGTACAGAGGCTTTGGGATGAAGTCATCAAACAAGAAGATAAAAACATCTCGCGCCTTATTGGCTCTCCGTGGAGACTTCTTTTCATTGCTGCAAAATGTGGCAATGTAGAGTTTTTAACAACACTTATACGAACCTATCCTGATCTAATATGGAAAGTCGATGAAGAAAACCGCAGTATTTTTCACATTGCCATCATAAATCGCCACGAAGAGATCTTCAAGCTGATATATGAATTAGGAGCAATTAAAGATCTGATAGCTGTTGACAAGGATGGAAATGACAATAATATGTTGCATTTGGCTGGCGCCTTGGCTCCTTCTCATCGTCTCAATTGTGTCTCAGGGGCAGCTCTTCAGATGCAAAGGGAGCTTCTTTGGTTTAAG GCAGTGGAGAAGGTTGTAAGTTCAGAGTACGCTGAAGCAGAGAATAAAAGCTACAAGACTCCTCGTGCCTTATTCACTGAAAGACATGAAGGATTAAGGGCAAAGGGAGAAGAATGGATGAAACAGACTGCACAATCCTGTTCTGTAGTCGCTGCCCTCATTGCTACAGTTGTCTTTGCAGCGGCATTTACCTTGCCTGGTGGTATTGACAGCAAAGGAACCCCAGTATTTGTAAACCGAAGATTGTTTATAGTCTTTGCAATCTGTAATGCTCTATCGCTTTTCAGCTCCTGTGCTGCAATATTGATGTTCTTGTCGATCCTCACCTCTCGTTATGCTGAGCATGATTTCCTCAAATCATTGCCGCTGAAACTGATGTTGGGGTTAACAGGGATGTTCATTTCAATAGTGACTATGATGGCAGCCTTCACGGTTACCTCTTTTATCACTTTTCGGGAAGGAGTGAAGTCAGTGAACTGGATTATTCCTATTCCCATTGCACTGTTTGCTGCTGTTCCAGTTGCTCTTTTTGCTTTCCAGCAGTATCCTCTCTTGCTAGATATATATAAATCGACTTACAGATCGTGGTCTTTATTTCAACCAACTAAACCGAAGCTCTTTCCAAGTTATTCGAGTTAA
- the LOC110805074 gene encoding ankyrin repeat-containing protein At5g02620 isoform X2 has translation MSGQQPPSGSQVSQQASSSSSTTHDVTLSIIPSPTSSSATVPPPPRPPPPPLSAVISSSRADFLKFGLPLYKAALEGNWPAAEQILQQSPDWIRHPIAKGGERVLHIAAAAKRTHFVKELVKLMIEGNIDDLALSNDAKNTALCLAATSGVVEIAKVMVDNNGALPNIRGSQDMTPLQMAVLLGRRDMVWYLIGVTDNNQLTDVDRIAILTSSINTNLFDVANHILKEHPELALLRDGKRETALHALARKPVRSGDYHEQSIWKTLVGLGGKLAQGKFPQQSLELQLVQRLWDEVIKQEDKNISRLIGSPWRLLFIAAKCGNVEFLTTLIRTYPDLIWKVDEENRSIFHIAIINRHEEIFKLIYELGAIKDLIAVDKDGNDNNMLHLAGALAPSHRLNCVSGAALQMQRELLWFKAVEKVVSSEYAEAENKSYKTPRALFTERHEGLRAKGEEWMKQTAQSCSVVAALIATVVFAAAFTLPGGIDSKGTPVFVNRRLFIVFAICNALSLFSSCAAILMFLSILTSRYAEHDFLKSLPLKLMLGLTGMFISIVTMMAAFTVTSFITFREGVKSVNWIIPIPIALFAAVPVALFAFQQYPLLLDIYKSTYRSWSLFQPTKPKLFPSYSS, from the exons TAATCAGCAGCAGCAGAGcagattttttaaaatttggcTTGCCACTCTACAAAGCAGCTCTGGAAGGAAATTGGCCAGCTGCGGAACAAATTCTGCAGCAATCTCCGGATTGGATCCGACACCCAATAGCGAAAGGAGGAGAAAGGGTTCTTCATATTGCCGCAGCAGCCAAGCGCACCCATTTTGTAAAAGAGCTGGTGAAGCTCATGATAGAAGGTAACATAGATGATTTGGCCTTAAGCAATGATGCAAAGAACACAGCTCTTTGTTTGGCTGCGACATCTGGGGTTGTTGAAATTGCCAAGGTGATGGTGGACAATAATGGCGCGCTCCCAAATATCAGAGGTAGCCAAGATATGACACCCCTTCAGATGGCGGTCTTGCTGGGACGCAGAGATATGGTGTGGTATCTTATCGGTGTCACTGACAACAATCAATTGACTGATGTTGATCGCATAGCAATACTTACTAGTTCCATTAACACTAATCTGTTTG ATGTTGCAAATCATATACTTAAGGAGCATCCCGAGTTGGCACTTCTTCGTGATGGGAAGAGAGAAACAGCTTTACATGCATTAGCTCGGAAGCCTGTAAGGTCCGGAGACTATCATGAGCAAAGCATATGGAAGACACTTGTTGGCCTAG GAGGTAAGCTAGCTCAAGGGAAGTTTCCTCAACAGTCATTAGAGCTACAACTAGTACAGAGGCTTTGGGATGAAGTCATCAAACAAGAAGATAAAAACATCTCGCGCCTTATTGGCTCTCCGTGGAGACTTCTTTTCATTGCTGCAAAATGTGGCAATGTAGAGTTTTTAACAACACTTATACGAACCTATCCTGATCTAATATGGAAAGTCGATGAAGAAAACCGCAGTATTTTTCACATTGCCATCATAAATCGCCACGAAGAGATCTTCAAGCTGATATATGAATTAGGAGCAATTAAAGATCTGATAGCTGTTGACAAGGATGGAAATGACAATAATATGTTGCATTTGGCTGGCGCCTTGGCTCCTTCTCATCGTCTCAATTGTGTCTCAGGGGCAGCTCTTCAGATGCAAAGGGAGCTTCTTTGGTTTAAG GCAGTGGAGAAGGTTGTAAGTTCAGAGTACGCTGAAGCAGAGAATAAAAGCTACAAGACTCCTCGTGCCTTATTCACTGAAAGACATGAAGGATTAAGGGCAAAGGGAGAAGAATGGATGAAACAGACTGCACAATCCTGTTCTGTAGTCGCTGCCCTCATTGCTACAGTTGTCTTTGCAGCGGCATTTACCTTGCCTGGTGGTATTGACAGCAAAGGAACCCCAGTATTTGTAAACCGAAGATTGTTTATAGTCTTTGCAATCTGTAATGCTCTATCGCTTTTCAGCTCCTGTGCTGCAATATTGATGTTCTTGTCGATCCTCACCTCTCGTTATGCTGAGCATGATTTCCTCAAATCATTGCCGCTGAAACTGATGTTGGGGTTAACAGGGATGTTCATTTCAATAGTGACTATGATGGCAGCCTTCACGGTTACCTCTTTTATCACTTTTCGGGAAGGAGTGAAGTCAGTGAACTGGATTATTCCTATTCCCATTGCACTGTTTGCTGCTGTTCCAGTTGCTCTTTTTGCTTTCCAGCAGTATCCTCTCTTGCTAGATATATATAAATCGACTTACAGATCGTGGTCTTTATTTCAACCAACTAAACCGAAGCTCTTTCCAAGTTATTCGAGTTAA